A region of Paenibacillus sp. JNUCC-31 DNA encodes the following proteins:
- the pstA gene encoding phosphate ABC transporter permease PstA: MSMKKQPNAVPAYSFGKRRGASMLMDRLFTGTVWGIGIVVILFIVGLLFLLLEKGLPLLSWDFLYGVPSEIEEGGGIGPALFNSFYVLILSLLISIPIGMAAGIYLAEFAPNNKLIEVVRICVEGLSSVPSIIFGLFGIALFVEYFEIGLTILGAAVSLAFLNLPVLTRVTEESIRAVPVELRNGSFALGSTHLQTIRHVLLPVALNGIMTGICLTAGRAFGESAVIILTAGVSTSGEMWDFNLLSPGGTLAVHLWYIQSEAIVPDAVEIAQKTTAVLIFVALLINILFRVPLWLNARKNQV, from the coding sequence ATGAGTATGAAAAAACAGCCAAACGCTGTCCCTGCCTATTCGTTTGGCAAACGCAGAGGAGCTTCCATGCTGATGGACCGTCTGTTTACAGGCACGGTATGGGGTATCGGCATAGTCGTCATTTTATTTATCGTCGGACTGTTGTTTCTCCTTCTGGAAAAGGGGCTGCCTTTGCTGAGCTGGGATTTCCTGTACGGGGTGCCGAGTGAGATTGAAGAAGGGGGCGGGATTGGCCCGGCGCTGTTCAACTCGTTCTATGTGCTGATTCTATCCCTCCTGATCTCGATTCCGATCGGTATGGCAGCAGGTATCTATCTGGCGGAATTTGCGCCGAACAACAAACTCATTGAAGTGGTACGCATCTGTGTGGAGGGACTGTCGTCCGTTCCGTCAATTATTTTCGGCTTGTTCGGCATCGCCCTGTTTGTGGAATACTTCGAAATTGGTCTTACGATTCTGGGCGCCGCCGTCAGCCTTGCCTTTCTGAACCTGCCTGTGTTGACTCGGGTTACGGAGGAGTCGATCCGGGCGGTTCCGGTTGAACTTCGTAATGGATCGTTTGCGTTAGGCTCAACGCATCTTCAGACCATCCGCCATGTATTGCTGCCGGTCGCCCTTAACGGCATCATGACAGGCATCTGCCTGACGGCAGGTCGAGCGTTCGGAGAGAGTGCCGTCATCATTTTGACCGCGGGGGTATCGACTTCCGGGGAGATGTGGGACTTTAATCTGTTGTCGCCGGGCGGAACCCTTGCCGTGCATCTGTGGTATATCCAATCGGAAGCGATTGTACCGGATGCTGTGGAGATCGCTCAGAAAACAACAGCGGTGCTGATCTTTGTGGCTCTGCTCATTAATATTCTGTTCCGTGTACCGCTGTGGCTGAATGCACGCAAAAATCAAGTCTGA
- a CDS encoding MarR family winged helix-turn-helix transcriptional regulator: MSGNPAKTKDRETLELALGEQIHALISASHALNVRSAERFDATLQPAAFHLVRWLYSYGPTSAAALADATAMDRSSVSRLIKQLEQAGYVSKELDPEDRRGVLLSLTELGQQSTVSALKEKESAFYDRISRWDDKELERFTTMLRQFNGLDG; encoded by the coding sequence ATGAGTGGAAATCCGGCTAAAACCAAAGATAGAGAAACCCTGGAACTGGCACTTGGTGAGCAGATCCATGCGCTGATAAGTGCTTCACATGCGCTTAATGTCCGATCTGCCGAGCGTTTTGATGCGACTTTGCAGCCTGCCGCTTTTCATCTGGTGCGGTGGTTATACTCTTACGGTCCTACAAGCGCCGCAGCATTGGCAGATGCGACGGCTATGGACCGCAGTTCGGTAAGCCGTTTGATTAAACAACTTGAGCAAGCGGGGTATGTGAGCAAGGAGCTGGACCCCGAAGATCGGCGCGGCGTTTTGCTGTCTTTGACGGAGCTTGGTCAACAATCGACGGTGAGTGCGCTCAAAGAGAAGGAGTCCGCCTTTTATGACCGTATATCCAGATGGGATGATAAGGAGCTGGAGCGTTTCACCACCATGCTTCGGCAGTTTAACGGGTTGGATGGTTAG
- a CDS encoding SDR family NAD(P)-dependent oxidoreductase — protein sequence MKTTQPIIVITGVTSGLGQLAAMELAKRGAHLVLTARSQERADATRIKIREIAPSTKIRFFFGDLSLLSDVKRIGREIAAAYPRIDVLLNNAGLHAFEQRVTSEGFAEMMAVNYLAPWLLTHTLHTSLVQSGHARVVNVASEASRNHGKLMLPDDLTDTGPFTARGSSAIYGKTKLLNIMFTGELARQWDGTGILVNALNPGFNVTGLGRELWFASVLERILTFLHIGDPRRGADIMTRLAVEPSFGEVTGGYFNVGSGASITPVYPGGDAGMQNKLWRVTTQLMEQRGLLE from the coding sequence ATGAAAACTACTCAACCCATTATTGTAATTACCGGAGTAACAAGTGGACTGGGGCAGCTTGCTGCCATGGAACTTGCTAAACGCGGTGCACATCTTGTACTCACAGCCAGAAGCCAGGAACGCGCCGATGCCACCAGAATCAAAATCAGGGAGATCGCGCCATCCACCAAGATCCGTTTTTTCTTCGGAGACTTATCCTTACTGAGCGATGTAAAACGTATTGGGCGTGAGATTGCAGCTGCTTATCCACGTATCGATGTTCTTTTGAATAACGCGGGTCTTCATGCTTTTGAACAGAGAGTCACTTCCGAAGGGTTTGCCGAGATGATGGCCGTAAACTATTTGGCACCTTGGCTGCTAACGCACACATTGCATACGTCTCTGGTTCAGTCAGGCCACGCCCGAGTCGTCAATGTTGCATCTGAAGCCTCGCGGAATCACGGAAAACTGATGCTGCCCGATGATTTGACGGATACCGGTCCCTTTACTGCACGCGGCTCTTCCGCCATCTATGGTAAAACCAAACTGCTCAATATTATGTTTACTGGTGAACTTGCACGTCAATGGGATGGAACTGGAATTCTAGTGAATGCTTTAAATCCGGGCTTTAATGTTACGGGTCTTGGTCGGGAGTTATGGTTTGCGAGTGTGCTTGAGCGCATTTTAACGTTTTTGCATATCGGCGACCCACGGCGGGGTGCAGACATTATGACTCGATTGGCTGTGGAGCCGAGTTTTGGAGAAGTTACGGGAGGGTATTTCAATGTTGGAAGCGGGGCATCCATTACTCCTGTGTATCCGGGCGGAGATGCCGGAATGCAGAATAAACTGTGGAGAGTTACGACACAATTAATGGAGCAACGTGGTCTGTTGGAATAA
- the pstB gene encoding phosphate ABC transporter ATP-binding protein PstB yields the protein MQPIIEIDKLNLYYGTFQALKEVSIEIPERAITAFIGPSGCGKSTLLRTLNRMNDRIPGTRIEGKVAVGGTDIYSGEVHVETLRKKIGMVFQQPNPFPKSIYDNVAFGPRQHGIHGKKKLDEIVEQSLRSAVLWDEVKENLKRSALSLSGGQQQRLCIARALAVEPDILLMDEATASLDPVSTFKIEELTHELKENYTIVMVTHNMQQAARVSQQTVFFLNGEVVEYSATQSMFAEPVDSRTQDYISGRFG from the coding sequence GTGCAACCTATTATTGAAATTGATAAACTGAATCTATACTACGGTACGTTTCAGGCGCTAAAAGAAGTTTCCATTGAAATTCCGGAGCGTGCCATTACCGCTTTCATCGGACCGTCCGGCTGTGGCAAATCCACGCTGTTGCGGACTCTCAACCGCATGAATGACCGGATACCGGGAACACGCATTGAAGGTAAAGTGGCCGTTGGTGGGACGGACATCTACAGTGGTGAGGTTCATGTGGAAACCCTTCGCAAGAAGATCGGCATGGTCTTTCAGCAGCCCAATCCCTTTCCGAAATCCATTTACGACAACGTGGCCTTCGGCCCACGACAACACGGTATTCATGGCAAAAAAAAGTTGGATGAAATCGTTGAGCAGAGCCTTCGATCTGCTGTCCTGTGGGATGAGGTGAAGGAGAACCTGAAGCGCTCTGCGCTTAGTCTGTCCGGTGGTCAGCAGCAACGACTATGCATCGCACGCGCACTGGCAGTCGAGCCGGACATTCTGCTGATGGATGAGGCTACCGCATCGCTTGATCCTGTCTCCACTTTCAAGATTGAGGAGCTTACACATGAACTGAAGGAAAATTATACGATCGTGATGGTCACCCACAATATGCAGCAAGCAGCGCGGGTTTCCCAACAAACGGTATTCTTCCTGAATGGGGAGGTAGTGGAATACTCCGCTACCCAGAGCATGTTCGCCGAGCCCGTCGATTCACGTACGCAGGATTATATTAGTGGTCGTTTTGGTTGA